The following coding sequences lie in one Fusarium poae strain DAOMC 252244 chromosome 1, whole genome shotgun sequence genomic window:
- a CDS encoding hypothetical protein (BUSCO:52992at5125), with amino-acid sequence MSDNISHEAMVRAACLADLGRQRQEELPLSNQSRRGPSYTPRRDKKTVNIDPHLKLKLIHKWGSAKIEDEESRQMEGLEIEDARPWARDRAAEAMSTNKIKSGPPPRIPPSRPRASAVEGNGITDYFQPPTDGWKECVGNMVKKSPIHNPIAAKWGGSLQNASTHSLSSKPVHEPVSNNDLSNGTSGKESSVASASVSAPPANDTPRVSLTFNLHQEGFDSNAVENIIGSGHCKIVPSKNEALGFTSSVMLKIQGGDTGFLVFRSELKGDKILDVTDIEKPSLDIPYCKVQLKSLPQWPYHVRFDDDEYAKVFRASLTRLKKAVLLHKKPKPEKDSPQIVKTEVVANTEVVTTEATVSSPELSTAPVPQNSEVTQAELIPMDDDWDYTNSPQVPAIQAAVNPMVLLVRRCLDYFSAESNFCAGTIAGIEDAIFDQWKSQGFLEDCGEREQEAAFAMLRTFVDVELILSGRKPPGKTSATDKESNPQQDAAPVQDAAPMQDAAPMQDAAPTQDAAPVQENNSHKRRGVTQGLGSSCFAKKPFACQGSFTGARPRATYK; translated from the exons ATGAGTGACAACATCAGCCACGAAGCGATGGTCCGGGCAGCCTGCCTT GCCGACTTGGGCCGTCAGCGTCAGGAAGAGCTACCTTTGAGCAACCAGTCACGTCGTGGTCCTTCATATACTCCTCGGCGGGATAAAAAAACTGTGAATATCGATCCTCATCtgaaattaaagcttatccACAAATGGGGGAGCGCAAAGATCGAGGACGAGGAAAGCCGACAGATGGAGGGCCTCGAGATCGAGGATGCACGCCCTTGGGCCAGAGACCGCGCCGCAGAAGCTATGTCTACTAACAAGATTAAAAG TGGTCCACCCCCTCGAATCCCTCCCAGCAGGCCCAGGGCTTCCGCGGTTGAGGGAAACGGCATCACGGATTATTTTCAACCGCCAACAGACGGATGGAAAGAATGCGTCGGGAATATGGTCAAGAAAAGCCCTATTCATAATCCCATTGCAGCCAAGTGGGGAGGTTCTCTACAGAACGCGTCAACTCACTCGCTTTCTTCCAAGCCTGTCCACGAGCCGGTATCCAACAATGATCTCTCAAACGGCACTTCTGGAAAGGAATCATCTGTGGCCAGCGCTTCTGTCAGTGCCCCTCCAGCAAACGATACTCCACGAGTGTCCCTGACTTTCAACCTTCATCAAGAAGGCTTTGACTCTAACGCTGTGGAAAACATTATCGGAAGCGGACACTGCAAGATCGTTCCGTCTAAGAATGAAGCCCTCGGTTTTACCAGTTCAGTCATGTTGAAGATTCAGGGAGGGGACACGGGCTTCCTGGTGTTCCGCAGTGAGCTCAAGGGGGATAAAATCCTCGACGTCACTGATATTGAAAAACCTTCTCTCGACATCCCTTACTGTAAGGTTCAGCTTAAATCGCTGCCGCAATGGCCTTATCATGTTCGATTCGATGACGACGAGTACGCCAAGGTCTTCCGAGCCTCTTTGACTAGACTCAAGAAGGCGGTTTTACTTCACAAGAAACCAAAGCCAGAGAAGGACTCTCCTCAGATCGTTAAGACTGAAGTAGTCGCCAATACTGAAGTGGTCACCACTGAAGCGACAGTTTCCAGCCCTGAGCTGAGTACGGCCCCGGTGCCTCAAAACTCCGAAGTCACACAGGCGGAATTGATCCCGATGGACGACGACTGGGACTATACCAACAGCCCGCAAGTACCAGCCATTCAAGCGGCTGTCAACCCTATGGTTTTACTTGTTCGAAGATGCCTTGACTACTTTAGCGCCGAAAGCAACTTTTGCGCTGGCACGATCGCCGGGATCGAGGATGCTATCTTTGACCAATGGAAAAGCCAAGGATTCCTGGAGGACTGTGGTGAGAGAGAGCAAGAGGCCGCGTTCGCAATGCTTCGAACATTTGTGGACGTTGAGTTGATCCTATCTGGGAGAAAGCCACCCGGCAAGACTTCTGCCACTGACAAAGAGTCTAACCCACAACAGGACGCAGCTCCCGTGCAGGACGCAGCTCCCATGCAGGACGCAGCTCCCATGCAGGACGCAGCTCCCACGCAGGACGCAGCTCCCGTGCAGGAGAACAACTCTCACAAGCGACGCGGAGTAACTCAGGGACTAGGTTCCTCTTGCTTTGCAAAGAAGCCTTTTGCTTGCCAAGGCAGCTTCACCGGCGCTCGCCCTCGCGCCACTTACAAGTAG
- the CHS3 gene encoding chitin synthase I (TransMembrane:7 (o562-581i593-617o637-659i671-696o716-738i847-868o888-914i)~BUSCO:4882at5125~CAZy:GT2_Chitin_synth_1) — protein MSYNRLNDDYYTNEMDPRYGAQPMPRRSPSPGQHHPIQPGYQLDDNPFDDGRYGQYGPSSQHLAMPGPDPHGRLPTPSDHLSLNAAQSVDNLAGYGPPGGDYAVNPEAHHDAYYNQPYEPRPPQHQHQPSYEQGYEQDYDVPDNRPMLPHQHSDVPSEQYQETPQQFGGGGGIQRRKTVKQFALYRGNLVFDCRVPPLLLQQNPHGERDEFTHMRYSAATCDPNDFYDHDFTLRQRLFSKPRHTELFIVVTMYNEDEVLFARTMAGVFKNIEYMCNRPNSKTWGKDAWKKIVVCVVSDGRSKINPRTRALLAGMGVYQEGIAKQHVNDKAVTAHIYEYTTQTHVQIKSNVVQLVHRRQPVQMLFCLKEKNAKKINSHRWFFNAFGRVLEPNICVLLDAGTRPGGSSIYHLWKAFDLEPMCGGACGEIKAMLGTGGRFLLNPLVAAQNFEYKMSNILDKPLESAFGFISVLPGAFSAYRYVALQNDKNGKGPLEKYFLGETLHGGSDAGLFESNMYLAEDRILCFELVTKRNCHWILQYVKSATGETDVPDTVTELVLQRRRWLNGSFFAAIYAIVHFLDFLRSDHTFLRKFAFFIEFIFNTINMIFAWFAIGNFFLVFKILTTSLGDDTLLGRTGEILGVVFTWLYGVFLITCFVLSLGNRPAGSGRLYTAMCWFWAIIMIYLMFAAIFISVKAIIADVNDENGFNFSDVFKNKVFYMLIISVMSTYGIWLIASLIMLDPWHMVTSFAQYMLLTPTFTNVLNVYAFCNTHDVSWGTKGDDKVEELPSVNTKDGTGKTDLPDEGDLDTQYQREIAVFAQKFVEVKTAPTPSQLQEKQMDYYRGVRTGVVLLWMVTNFGLAAIVLSSAGLDRISSSKTDKEAEQLSRSNIYMSIVLWSVAGLSAFKFIGAMWFLVVRMFRGV, from the exons ATGTCCTATAATCGTCTGA ACGACGATTACTATACAAACGAGATGGACCCTCGATATGGTGCGCAGCCAATGCCTCGCCGGTCACCTTCGCCGGGCCAACACCACCCCATTCAGCCCGGCTATCAGCTCGATGATAACCCCTTCGACGATGGTCGCTATGGGCAGTACGGTCCATCTTCGCAGCATCTCGCCATGCCAGGCCCTGACCCTCATGGACGTTTACCCACTCCAAGCGACCATTTAAGCCTCAACGCAGCT CAATCAGTGGACAACCTGGCCGGCTATGGCCCCCCAGGAGGCGATTACGCTGTGAATCCAGAAGCGCATCACGATGCCTATTACAATCAGCCCTACGagcctcgtcctcctcaacatcaacatcaaccatcCTACGAGCAAGGCTATGAGCAAGACTACGATGTCCCGGATAACCGACCTATGCTACCTCACCAGCACTCTGATGTCCCCAGCGAGCAATACCAAGAAACCCCCCAACAGTTTGGCGGTGGCGGCGGCATACAACGTCGAAAGACAGTCAAGCAATTCGCCCTATACCGCGGCAACCTTGTTTTTGACTGTCGCGTTCCTCCCCTCCTTCTACAGCAGAATCCACACGGCGAGCGAGATGAATTTACGCACATGCGATATTCCGCTGCCACCTGCGACCCTAACGACTTTTACGATCACGACTTTACACTACGGCAGAGACTCTTTAGCAAGCCCCGCCACACCGAGCTTTTCATCGTTGTAACAATGTACAACGAAGATGAGGTCTTGTTTGCCCGTACCATGGCTGGCGTGTTCAAGAACATCGAGTACATGTGTAACCGACCAAACAGTAAGACGTGGGGCAAGGACGCTTGGAAGAAGATCGTTGTTTGTGTCGTCAGCGACGGTCGATCCAAGATCAACCCTCGCACTAGGGCCTTGTTGGCTGGTATGGGTGTTTATCAGGAAGGTATCGCCAAGCAGCATGTCAACGACAAGGCCGTTACAGCTCATATCTACGAGTATACCACGCAAACCCATGTCCAGATCAAGAGCAATGTTGTTCAGCTTGTTCACAGGCGTCAGCCTGTCCAGATGCTCTTCTGtttgaaggagaagaacgccaagaagatcaactCGCACAGATGGTTCTTTAACGCTTTTGGTCGGGTTTTGGAGCCCAACATTTGTGTTCTTCTCGATGCTGGTACACGACCCGGTGGAAGCTCAATTTACCATCTGTGGAAGGCTTTTGACCTTGAGCCCATGTGCGGTGGCGCTTGTGGTGAGATCAAGGCTATGTTGGGTACTGGTGGAAGGTTTCTCCTGAACCCACTGGTCGCTGCTCAGAACTTTGAGTACAAGATGAGCAACATCCTCGATAAGCCCCTAGAATCCGCATTTGGCTTCATTTCCGTGTTGCCTGGTGCTTTCTCGGCTTACCGCTACGTTGCCCTTCAAAACGATAAGAACGGAAAGGGCCCCCTTGAGAAGTACTTCCTAGGAGAGACCCTCCACGGAGGCAGTGATGCCGGTCTTTTCGAGTCCAACATGTATCTCGCCGAAGATCGTATCCTTTGCTTCGAGCTCGTCACCAAGCGCAACTGCCATTGGATTCTGCAATACGTCAAGTCAGCTACTGGCGAGACTGATGTACCCGACACTGTGACGGAACTGGTCCTCCAGCGACGTCGTTGGCTAAACGGTTCTTTCTTCGCTGCTATCTACGCCATTGTTCACTTCCTCGACTTCCTTCGATCCGATCACACTTTCCTCCGAAAATTCGCCTTCTTTATCGAATTCATCTTCAACACTATCAACATGATCTTCGCTTGGTTTGCTATTGGCAACTTCTTCCTGGTCTTTAAGATTTTGACGACGAGTTTGGGAGACGACACATTGCTCGGGCGGACAGGAGAGATCCTCGGTGTGGTATTTACCTGGCTCTACGGTGTATTCTTGATTACTTGCTTCGTGCTTTCACTGGGTAATCGACCAGCTGGTTCTGGAAGACTTTATACTGCTATGTGTTGGTTCTGGGCTATCATCATGAT TTACCTAATGTTTGCTGCAATCTTCATCTCAGTCAAGGCTATTATTGCCGACGTGAACGACGAAAACGGTTTTAATTTTTCTGACGTATTCAAGAATAAGGTCTTTTATATGCTGATTATCTCCGTCATGTCGACCTATGGTATTTGGCTTATCGCGTCGTTGATCATGTTGGACCCTTGGCACATGGTCACATCTTTCGCCCAGTATATGCTCCTCACGCCCACTTTCACCAATGTCTTGAACGTTTACGCCTTCTGTAACACACACGATGTGTCCTGGGGTACGAAGGGTGACGACAAGGTTGAGGAGCTCCCTTCCGTCAACACCAAAGACGGAACCGGTAAAACGGATCTGCCCGACGAAGGTGACTTGGATACACAATATCAACGCGAAATCGCTGTCTTTGCTCAAAAGTTTGTGGAGGTCAAGACCGCCCCAACCCCCAGTCAACTCCAAGAGAAGCAGATGGATTACTACAGAGGTGTTCGTACCGgtgttgttcttctttggATGGTTACAAATTTCGGTCTGGCAGCTATCGTCCTTAGTTCGGCCGGCCTAGATCGAATCAGCAGCTCAAAGACAGATAAGGAGGCAGAGCAACTAAGTCGCTCCAACATCTATATGTCTATTGTGTTGTGGAGTGTGGCGGGCCTCAGTGCGTTCAAATTTATCGGTGCCATGTGGTTCTTGGTTGTGCGTATGTTCCGCGGCGTATAG